The Geoalkalibacter subterraneus genome contains the following window.
CAGGCGCAGCGCCCGCACCAGGGCGGCAAATTGCTCGGCACCGCCATCGGGCTGGTCATCGCGAGTGACGGAGGTGATGACGGCGTGTTTGAGCTGCAGCGTGGCGACCGCCCGTGCAACTTTTTGAGGTTCGCCTTCATCCAGCGGCTGTGGCGTCCCGCCCTGAACATTGCAGAAGGCGCAGCTGCGGGTGCAGGTGTTGCCGAGAATCATGAAGGTGGCGGTGCCGCGGTCCCAGCATTCGCCCAGGTTGGGGCAGGCGGCGCTGCGGCAGACGCTGTGCAGCCCCTGCTCGCGGTGCAGGCGGTCGATGCGCGCCCACTGCGGTCCCTGCGGCAGGCGAACTTTAAGCCAGTCAGGTTTGCGTGAATGAGGCGAGGTCATGGCATCCATGGTGTTGAAGATTGAAGGTGGCGGCGAAGGCGCGAATGATTTGCTGCTCGACTGTCGTGCGCGAAGGAGCATTGGCACATTCAACGGCCAGTGAGGTCATGGTGACATCCTGCAGCCCGCAGGGCACAATGGCTTCAAACGCGCGAAGATCGGGAGCGATGTTGAGGGCGAAGCCATGCCAGGAAATCCAGCGGCGCACACCAATGCCGATGGAGGCGATTTTGCGCCCCCCGACCCAGACGCCGGTCTTGCCCGCCTGCCGCTCACCCTGCAACCCGAAGGCAGACAGCGTTTGGATCAAACATTGCTCAAGCAGCCGCAGATAGCGATGCAGGTCCCGCCCGATCTGGTCCATATGCAGGATGGGGTAGCCGACCAGCTGTCCCGGCCCATGCCAGGTCACGTCGCCGCCCCGTGAACTCTCATGACAGGCGATCCCCTGCCGCGACAGTTCGTCCGGCGGCAGACGCACATGGGCCTGGTTGCTTCCTCGCCCCAGGGTAATCACCGGGTCGTGTTCGAGCAGCATCAGGTACTCTGAATCCGCGTCATGCAGACGGCGCTCGATCAGTTTTTCCTGAAAGGCAAGGCCGGCCTCGTAAGAGAGCCGGCCTGCCTGCAGTACATGAAAACCCGTCGGCAGCGACGGGAGGGTGACGGTCCGGTCAGTCTTCCCAGGCAATGCAGGAGACCGGGCAGTTGTCGATTGCATCCTGAATCTTTTCTTCCGCAGCGCCCTGGGGCGCATACACTTCCGCCACGCCGTCCTCGTTCAGTTTGAAAACTTCGGGGACCAGGTCCACGCACAGATTGCAGCTGATGCAGGTGTCCTGATCGACAACGGGAGTTCTAGCCATGGCAACCTCGTTTATCTCAGATTTGTAACCGTTGCGCCTGAGGGCGCGGCTCCCATGTCAAAGAAGCTGTGTCCCCAGTGGTGAATCGATCTTTAAATTTTTTCGAAATTGCTCTTGTCCGCACCACACAGGGGGCAGACCCAATCCTCGGGTAGATCTTCAAAGGGGGTGTTGGGCTCGACACCGCTGCCCGGATCGCCTTCGGCGGGGTCGTAAACGTAGTCACAGATGACACAGCGATACTTGGACATGCTTTCCTCCTGATTAATAGACTTCTTGGTTTCGTGCTTTCTGTTGCTGAAAGACGAGAGACGGAAACGATTCTCCATTTTAGAACATTTCCGCCATCTGGCAAGCGCGGGGCGAAATTCGGAACCGGTTCTGCAAAAAGCGGGTGAACGCTTTGCTGCGCCCACCCGCTTTTTCATCAGGATCCCCCTCTTTTTCTGAAGGATTCGATCACGCCATCTTCAGTAGAGCCTGAA
Protein-coding sequences here:
- the lipB gene encoding lipoyl(octanoyl) transferase LipB, which gives rise to MPGKTDRTVTLPSLPTGFHVLQAGRLSYEAGLAFQEKLIERRLHDADSEYLMLLEHDPVITLGRGSNQAHVRLPPDELSRQGIACHESSRGGDVTWHGPGQLVGYPILHMDQIGRDLHRYLRLLEQCLIQTLSAFGLQGERQAGKTGVWVGGRKIASIGIGVRRWISWHGFALNIAPDLRAFEAIVPCGLQDVTMTSLAVECANAPSRTTVEQQIIRAFAATFNLQHHGCHDLASFTQT
- a CDS encoding ferredoxin, whose protein sequence is MARTPVVDQDTCISCNLCVDLVPEVFKLNEDGVAEVYAPQGAAEEKIQDAIDNCPVSCIAWED
- the rd gene encoding rubredoxin, with the protein product MSKYRCVICDYVYDPAEGDPGSGVEPNTPFEDLPEDWVCPLCGADKSNFEKI